From Cheilinus undulatus linkage group 17, ASM1832078v1, whole genome shotgun sequence, one genomic window encodes:
- the add1 gene encoding alpha-adducin isoform X2 → MNGESGAGVVTAPPPTTAPHKERYFDRVDESSPEYQRERNMAPDLRQDFNMMEQRKRVSMILQSPAFCDELETMIQDQLKKGKTPTSLLALQQIADFMTTSMPSMYPAAPQGGMAALNMSLGMVTPVNDLRGSDSISYDKGEKLLRCKLAAFYRLADLFGWSELIYNHLTVRVNSDEERFLIVPFGLLYSEVTASSLVKINLQGEIVDRGSTNLGVNQAGFTLHSAIYAARPDVKCIVHIHTPAGAAVSAMKCGLLPISPEALSLGEVSYHDYHGILVDNEERTLIQKNLGANSKVLILRNHGLVSVGETVEEAFYYIHNLVTACEIQVRTLASAGGPDNLVMLDPGKYKARPRVPEPAGDGSATHPKWQVGEQEFEALMRMLDNLGYRTGYPYRCPALRDKGKKYSDAEIASSAHGGYSYGEDSDSGARSPLKHSFQRGQRDKTRLLNAGGRPDEPYEDGPDGSSPKSKPKWTKEDGLRQAAVANQFIPLNTNPKEVLEMRNKIREQNLQDIKTAGPQSQVLCAAGPVVERSLNQGELVTASKAIIEKEYQTKVIVTKQGPNPFTKLTDQELEEYRKEVEQKQKGPEVQGRDDSKQASASTAPCPEPEKQPSRQASDSKPPQSTSDPPSLEKPPPTAAPEPASPPVDLSGEEDPLQSIKRSAEAVVDEVLTSAKEILSAPDSPQKEFHCAVLRALSKEPVVGADQAPDPEQLAEPDEEPKGQKPTTTPPSTPVRAEEESLPEQTFKDESDAATLRQTLPDLTPDDPSDAPALPAEDSASPLATAVADADANADAAAAAAAAVAEETAVETAAAEGAAEGEDAADAGDQEGEESPSKSPSKKKKKFRTPSFLKKNKKKTEP, encoded by the exons ATGAACGGCGAGTCAGGTGCCGGAGTGGTGACGGCCCCCCCTCCCACCACAGCCCCCCACAAGGAGCGGTACTTTGACCGGGTGGATGAGAGCAGCCCAGAGTATCAGAGGGAGAGAAACATGGCCCCAGACCTGCGGCAGGACTTCAACATGatggagcagaggaagagggtCTCCATGATACTACAGAGCCCT GCGTTCTGCGATGAGCTTGAGACAATGATCCAGGATCAGCTGAAGAAGGGGAAGACGCCTACCAGCCTGCTGGCCCTGCAGCAGATCGCAGACTTCATGACCACCAGCATGCCTTCCATGTACCCGGCTGCTCCACAAGGTGGCATGGCAGCGCTCAACATGA GTTTGGGTATGGTGACTCCTGTGAATGATCTGCGTGGTTCAGACTCAATTTCCTACGACAAGGGCGAGAAGCTGCTCCGCTGCAAGCTGGCTGCCTTTTATCGGCTTGCTGACCTGTTTGGCTGGTCTGAGCTCATCTACAACCACCTCACA gtCAGGGTGAACTCAGACGAGGAGCGCTTCTTAATTGTCCCCTTTGGGCTCCTGTACAGTGAAGTCACTGCTTCCAGCCTG GTGAAGATCAACCTTCAGGGTGAGATTGTGGACCGGGGCAGCACTAATCTTGGAGTCAACCAGGCCGGCTTCACTCTGCACTCAGCCATCTACGCCGCACGGCCTGACGTGAAATGTATTGTACATATACACACACCTGCAGGGGCTGCG GTGTCGGCCATGAAATGCGGCCTGTTGCCGATCTCCCCTGAGGCTCTGTCGCTTGGGGAGGTCTCCTATCACGACTATCACGGTATTCTGGTGGATAATGAAGAAAGAACGCTCATACAGAAGAACCTCGGGGCAAACAGCAAG GTGCTCATCCTCAGAAACCACGGTTTGGTGTCTGTTGGAGAAACAGTGGAAGAAGCTTTTTATTACATCCACAATCTTGTTACTGCCTGTGAAATCCAG GTGCGAACACTGGCCAGCGCTGGAGGGCCCGACAATCTGGTGATGCTGGACCCGGGGAAATACAAGGCGCGCCCGCGGGTGCCAGAGCCGGCTGGGGACGGCTCAGCCACACATCCAAAGTGGCAAGTCGGGGAGCAGGAGTTTGAGGCTCTCATGAGAATGCTTGACAACCTG GGCTACAGAACGGGCTACCCTTACCGCTGCCCGGCATTGCGAGACAAAGGTAAAAAGTACAGTGACGCAGAGATCGCTTCCTCCGCCCACGGTGGTTACTCATACGGCGAGGACAGCGACTCAGGTGCTCGCTCCCCGCTGAAACACAGCTTCCAGCGCGGCCAGCGCGACAAGACCCGCCTGCTCAATGCCGGCGGCCGGCCCGACGAGCCCTACGAGGACGGGCCCGACGGCAGCAGCCCCAAGTCGAAGCCTAAG tggacaaaggaagaCGGACTCCGCCAGGCTGCCGTAGCCAATCAGTTCATCCCACTGAACACCAATCCTAAAGAAGTGCTGGAGATGAGGAATAAG aTCCGGGAGCAGAATCTGCAGGACATAAAGACAGCAGGGCCCCAGTCTCAGGTTCTGTGTGCCGCTGGTCCTGTTGTGGAGCGCTCCTTGAATCAG GGGGAGCTAGTGACCGCCTCCAAGGCCATCATTGAGAAGGAGTACCAGACGAAGGTCATCGTCACCAAGCAGGGTCCGAACCCGTTCACCAAACTCACCGACCAGGAGCTGGAAGAATACCGCAAGGAGGTGGAGCAGAAACAGAAAGGGCCTGAAG TGCAGGGAAGAGATGATAGTAAGCAGGCATCAGCCTCCACTGCTCCCTGTCCTGAGCCTGAAAAGCAACCAAGCAGGCAAGCCTCCGACTCCAAACCTCCACAGTCTACATCTGACCCACCCAGCTTAGAGAAGCCCCCACCGACAGCAGCTCCTGAGCCGGCCTCCCCCCCTGTTGACCTCTCCGGTGAAGAGGACCCATTACAGAGCATCAAGCGTTCTGCAGAGGCGGTCGTTGATGAAGTTTTAACGTCCGCTAAAGAGATCCTTTCAGCTCCAGATTCCCCACAGAAGGAGTTCCACTGTGCAGTGCTGCGAGCCCTCAGCAAGGAACCGGTGGTAGGCGCAGATCAGGCTCCAG acCCTGAGCAGCTAGCAGAGCCTGACGAGGAGCCCAAAGGCCAGAAGCCCACCACCACGCCGCCCAGCACCCCGGTCAGAGCAGAAGAAG AGTCCTTACCCGAACAGACCTTTAAGGATGAGAGTGATGCAGCCACCCTGAGACAGACCCTTCCAGATTTAACCCCCGACGACCCCTCTGATGCTCCAGCGCTCCCTGCCGAAGACTCCGCCTCTCCACTCGCCACTGCAGTTGCGGACGCAGATGCAAACGCAGAcgcagctgcagctgcagctgcagcagtggCTGAAGAAACAGCGGttgaaacagcagcagctgaagGAGCAGCCGAGGGGGAGGATGCTGCCGACGCCGGCGACCAGGAGGGCGAAGAGTCTCCCAGCAAATCCCCctccaaaaagaaaaagaagttcCGCACTCCCTCGTTcctaaagaagaacaaaaaaaagactgagCCCTAG
- the add1 gene encoding alpha-adducin isoform X8, which produces MNGESGAGVVTAPPPTTAPHKERYFDRVDESSPEYQRERNMAPDLRQDFNMMEQRKRVSMILQSPAFCDELETMIQDQLKKGKTPTSLLALQQIADFMTTSMPSMYPAAPQGGMAALNMSLGMVTPVNDLRGSDSISYDKGEKLLRCKLAAFYRLADLFGWSELIYNHLTVRVNSDEERFLIVPFGLLYSEVTASSLVKINLQGEIVDRGSTNLGVNQAGFTLHSAIYAARPDVKCIVHIHTPAGAAVSAMKCGLLPISPEALSLGEVSYHDYHGILVDNEERTLIQKNLGANSKVLILRNHGLVSVGETVEEAFYYIHNLVTACEIQVRTLASAGGPDNLVMLDPGKYKARPRVPEPAGDGSATHPKWQVGEQEFEALMRMLDNLGYRTGYPYRCPALRDKGKKYSDAEIASSAHGGYSYGEDSDSGARSPLKHSFQRGQRDKTRLLNAGGRPDEPYEDGPDGSSPKSKPKVWTNITHDHVKPLLQSLSSGVCVPSCITNCLWTKEDGLRQAAVANQFIPLNTNPKEVLEMRNKIREQNLQDIKTAGPQSQVLCAAGPVVERSLNQGELVTASKAIIEKEYQTKVIVTKQGPNPFTKLTDQELEEYRKEVEQKQKGPEDPEQLAEPDEEPKGQKPTTTPPSTPVRAEEESLPEQTFKDESDAATLRQTLPDLTPDDPSDAPALPAEDSASPLATAVADADANADAAAAAAAAVAEETAVETAAAEGAAEGEDAADAGDQEGEESPSKSPSKKKKKFRTPSFLKKNKKKTEP; this is translated from the exons ATGAACGGCGAGTCAGGTGCCGGAGTGGTGACGGCCCCCCCTCCCACCACAGCCCCCCACAAGGAGCGGTACTTTGACCGGGTGGATGAGAGCAGCCCAGAGTATCAGAGGGAGAGAAACATGGCCCCAGACCTGCGGCAGGACTTCAACATGatggagcagaggaagagggtCTCCATGATACTACAGAGCCCT GCGTTCTGCGATGAGCTTGAGACAATGATCCAGGATCAGCTGAAGAAGGGGAAGACGCCTACCAGCCTGCTGGCCCTGCAGCAGATCGCAGACTTCATGACCACCAGCATGCCTTCCATGTACCCGGCTGCTCCACAAGGTGGCATGGCAGCGCTCAACATGA GTTTGGGTATGGTGACTCCTGTGAATGATCTGCGTGGTTCAGACTCAATTTCCTACGACAAGGGCGAGAAGCTGCTCCGCTGCAAGCTGGCTGCCTTTTATCGGCTTGCTGACCTGTTTGGCTGGTCTGAGCTCATCTACAACCACCTCACA gtCAGGGTGAACTCAGACGAGGAGCGCTTCTTAATTGTCCCCTTTGGGCTCCTGTACAGTGAAGTCACTGCTTCCAGCCTG GTGAAGATCAACCTTCAGGGTGAGATTGTGGACCGGGGCAGCACTAATCTTGGAGTCAACCAGGCCGGCTTCACTCTGCACTCAGCCATCTACGCCGCACGGCCTGACGTGAAATGTATTGTACATATACACACACCTGCAGGGGCTGCG GTGTCGGCCATGAAATGCGGCCTGTTGCCGATCTCCCCTGAGGCTCTGTCGCTTGGGGAGGTCTCCTATCACGACTATCACGGTATTCTGGTGGATAATGAAGAAAGAACGCTCATACAGAAGAACCTCGGGGCAAACAGCAAG GTGCTCATCCTCAGAAACCACGGTTTGGTGTCTGTTGGAGAAACAGTGGAAGAAGCTTTTTATTACATCCACAATCTTGTTACTGCCTGTGAAATCCAG GTGCGAACACTGGCCAGCGCTGGAGGGCCCGACAATCTGGTGATGCTGGACCCGGGGAAATACAAGGCGCGCCCGCGGGTGCCAGAGCCGGCTGGGGACGGCTCAGCCACACATCCAAAGTGGCAAGTCGGGGAGCAGGAGTTTGAGGCTCTCATGAGAATGCTTGACAACCTG GGCTACAGAACGGGCTACCCTTACCGCTGCCCGGCATTGCGAGACAAAGGTAAAAAGTACAGTGACGCAGAGATCGCTTCCTCCGCCCACGGTGGTTACTCATACGGCGAGGACAGCGACTCAGGTGCTCGCTCCCCGCTGAAACACAGCTTCCAGCGCGGCCAGCGCGACAAGACCCGCCTGCTCAATGCCGGCGGCCGGCCCGACGAGCCCTACGAGGACGGGCCCGACGGCAGCAGCCCCAAGTCGAAGCCTAAGGTGTGGACGAACATAACACACGATCACGTCAAACCCTTGCTGCAGTCTCTCTCGTCTGGTGTCTGCGTGCCAAGCTGTATAACCAACTGCTTG tggacaaaggaagaCGGACTCCGCCAGGCTGCCGTAGCCAATCAGTTCATCCCACTGAACACCAATCCTAAAGAAGTGCTGGAGATGAGGAATAAG aTCCGGGAGCAGAATCTGCAGGACATAAAGACAGCAGGGCCCCAGTCTCAGGTTCTGTGTGCCGCTGGTCCTGTTGTGGAGCGCTCCTTGAATCAG GGGGAGCTAGTGACCGCCTCCAAGGCCATCATTGAGAAGGAGTACCAGACGAAGGTCATCGTCACCAAGCAGGGTCCGAACCCGTTCACCAAACTCACCGACCAGGAGCTGGAAGAATACCGCAAGGAGGTGGAGCAGAAACAGAAAGGGCCTGAAG acCCTGAGCAGCTAGCAGAGCCTGACGAGGAGCCCAAAGGCCAGAAGCCCACCACCACGCCGCCCAGCACCCCGGTCAGAGCAGAAGAAG AGTCCTTACCCGAACAGACCTTTAAGGATGAGAGTGATGCAGCCACCCTGAGACAGACCCTTCCAGATTTAACCCCCGACGACCCCTCTGATGCTCCAGCGCTCCCTGCCGAAGACTCCGCCTCTCCACTCGCCACTGCAGTTGCGGACGCAGATGCAAACGCAGAcgcagctgcagctgcagctgcagcagtggCTGAAGAAACAGCGGttgaaacagcagcagctgaagGAGCAGCCGAGGGGGAGGATGCTGCCGACGCCGGCGACCAGGAGGGCGAAGAGTCTCCCAGCAAATCCCCctccaaaaagaaaaagaagttcCGCACTCCCTCGTTcctaaagaagaacaaaaaaaagactgagCCCTAG
- the add1 gene encoding alpha-adducin isoform X1: MNGESGAGVVTAPPPTTAPHKERYFDRVDESSPEYQRERNMAPDLRQDFNMMEQRKRVSMILQSPAFCDELETMIQDQLKKGKTPTSLLALQQIADFMTTSMPSMYPAAPQGGMAALNMSLGMVTPVNDLRGSDSISYDKGEKLLRCKLAAFYRLADLFGWSELIYNHLTVRVNSDEERFLIVPFGLLYSEVTASSLVKINLQGEIVDRGSTNLGVNQAGFTLHSAIYAARPDVKCIVHIHTPAGAAVSAMKCGLLPISPEALSLGEVSYHDYHGILVDNEERTLIQKNLGANSKVLILRNHGLVSVGETVEEAFYYIHNLVTACEIQVRTLASAGGPDNLVMLDPGKYKARPRVPEPAGDGSATHPKWQVGEQEFEALMRMLDNLGYRTGYPYRCPALRDKGKKYSDAEIASSAHGGYSYGEDSDSGARSPLKHSFQRGQRDKTRLLNAGGRPDEPYEDGPDGSSPKSKPKVWTNITHDHVKPLLQSLSSGVCVPSCITNCLWTKEDGLRQAAVANQFIPLNTNPKEVLEMRNKIREQNLQDIKTAGPQSQVLCAAGPVVERSLNQGELVTASKAIIEKEYQTKVIVTKQGPNPFTKLTDQELEEYRKEVEQKQKGPEVQGRDDSKQASASTAPCPEPEKQPSRQASDSKPPQSTSDPPSLEKPPPTAAPEPASPPVDLSGEEDPLQSIKRSAEAVVDEVLTSAKEILSAPDSPQKEFHCAVLRALSKEPVVGADQAPDPEQLAEPDEEPKGQKPTTTPPSTPVRAEEESLPEQTFKDESDAATLRQTLPDLTPDDPSDAPALPAEDSASPLATAVADADANADAAAAAAAAVAEETAVETAAAEGAAEGEDAADAGDQEGEESPSKSPSKKKKKFRTPSFLKKNKKKTEP, translated from the exons ATGAACGGCGAGTCAGGTGCCGGAGTGGTGACGGCCCCCCCTCCCACCACAGCCCCCCACAAGGAGCGGTACTTTGACCGGGTGGATGAGAGCAGCCCAGAGTATCAGAGGGAGAGAAACATGGCCCCAGACCTGCGGCAGGACTTCAACATGatggagcagaggaagagggtCTCCATGATACTACAGAGCCCT GCGTTCTGCGATGAGCTTGAGACAATGATCCAGGATCAGCTGAAGAAGGGGAAGACGCCTACCAGCCTGCTGGCCCTGCAGCAGATCGCAGACTTCATGACCACCAGCATGCCTTCCATGTACCCGGCTGCTCCACAAGGTGGCATGGCAGCGCTCAACATGA GTTTGGGTATGGTGACTCCTGTGAATGATCTGCGTGGTTCAGACTCAATTTCCTACGACAAGGGCGAGAAGCTGCTCCGCTGCAAGCTGGCTGCCTTTTATCGGCTTGCTGACCTGTTTGGCTGGTCTGAGCTCATCTACAACCACCTCACA gtCAGGGTGAACTCAGACGAGGAGCGCTTCTTAATTGTCCCCTTTGGGCTCCTGTACAGTGAAGTCACTGCTTCCAGCCTG GTGAAGATCAACCTTCAGGGTGAGATTGTGGACCGGGGCAGCACTAATCTTGGAGTCAACCAGGCCGGCTTCACTCTGCACTCAGCCATCTACGCCGCACGGCCTGACGTGAAATGTATTGTACATATACACACACCTGCAGGGGCTGCG GTGTCGGCCATGAAATGCGGCCTGTTGCCGATCTCCCCTGAGGCTCTGTCGCTTGGGGAGGTCTCCTATCACGACTATCACGGTATTCTGGTGGATAATGAAGAAAGAACGCTCATACAGAAGAACCTCGGGGCAAACAGCAAG GTGCTCATCCTCAGAAACCACGGTTTGGTGTCTGTTGGAGAAACAGTGGAAGAAGCTTTTTATTACATCCACAATCTTGTTACTGCCTGTGAAATCCAG GTGCGAACACTGGCCAGCGCTGGAGGGCCCGACAATCTGGTGATGCTGGACCCGGGGAAATACAAGGCGCGCCCGCGGGTGCCAGAGCCGGCTGGGGACGGCTCAGCCACACATCCAAAGTGGCAAGTCGGGGAGCAGGAGTTTGAGGCTCTCATGAGAATGCTTGACAACCTG GGCTACAGAACGGGCTACCCTTACCGCTGCCCGGCATTGCGAGACAAAGGTAAAAAGTACAGTGACGCAGAGATCGCTTCCTCCGCCCACGGTGGTTACTCATACGGCGAGGACAGCGACTCAGGTGCTCGCTCCCCGCTGAAACACAGCTTCCAGCGCGGCCAGCGCGACAAGACCCGCCTGCTCAATGCCGGCGGCCGGCCCGACGAGCCCTACGAGGACGGGCCCGACGGCAGCAGCCCCAAGTCGAAGCCTAAGGTGTGGACGAACATAACACACGATCACGTCAAACCCTTGCTGCAGTCTCTCTCGTCTGGTGTCTGCGTGCCAAGCTGTATAACCAACTGCTTG tggacaaaggaagaCGGACTCCGCCAGGCTGCCGTAGCCAATCAGTTCATCCCACTGAACACCAATCCTAAAGAAGTGCTGGAGATGAGGAATAAG aTCCGGGAGCAGAATCTGCAGGACATAAAGACAGCAGGGCCCCAGTCTCAGGTTCTGTGTGCCGCTGGTCCTGTTGTGGAGCGCTCCTTGAATCAG GGGGAGCTAGTGACCGCCTCCAAGGCCATCATTGAGAAGGAGTACCAGACGAAGGTCATCGTCACCAAGCAGGGTCCGAACCCGTTCACCAAACTCACCGACCAGGAGCTGGAAGAATACCGCAAGGAGGTGGAGCAGAAACAGAAAGGGCCTGAAG TGCAGGGAAGAGATGATAGTAAGCAGGCATCAGCCTCCACTGCTCCCTGTCCTGAGCCTGAAAAGCAACCAAGCAGGCAAGCCTCCGACTCCAAACCTCCACAGTCTACATCTGACCCACCCAGCTTAGAGAAGCCCCCACCGACAGCAGCTCCTGAGCCGGCCTCCCCCCCTGTTGACCTCTCCGGTGAAGAGGACCCATTACAGAGCATCAAGCGTTCTGCAGAGGCGGTCGTTGATGAAGTTTTAACGTCCGCTAAAGAGATCCTTTCAGCTCCAGATTCCCCACAGAAGGAGTTCCACTGTGCAGTGCTGCGAGCCCTCAGCAAGGAACCGGTGGTAGGCGCAGATCAGGCTCCAG acCCTGAGCAGCTAGCAGAGCCTGACGAGGAGCCCAAAGGCCAGAAGCCCACCACCACGCCGCCCAGCACCCCGGTCAGAGCAGAAGAAG AGTCCTTACCCGAACAGACCTTTAAGGATGAGAGTGATGCAGCCACCCTGAGACAGACCCTTCCAGATTTAACCCCCGACGACCCCTCTGATGCTCCAGCGCTCCCTGCCGAAGACTCCGCCTCTCCACTCGCCACTGCAGTTGCGGACGCAGATGCAAACGCAGAcgcagctgcagctgcagctgcagcagtggCTGAAGAAACAGCGGttgaaacagcagcagctgaagGAGCAGCCGAGGGGGAGGATGCTGCCGACGCCGGCGACCAGGAGGGCGAAGAGTCTCCCAGCAAATCCCCctccaaaaagaaaaagaagttcCGCACTCCCTCGTTcctaaagaagaacaaaaaaaagactgagCCCTAG
- the add1 gene encoding alpha-adducin isoform X4: protein MNGESGAGVVTAPPPTTAPHKERYFDRVDESSPEYQRERNMAPDLRQDFNMMEQRKRVSMILQSPAFCDELETMIQDQLKKGKTPTSLLALQQIADFMTTSMPSMYPAAPQGGMAALNMSLGMVTPVNDLRGSDSISYDKGEKLLRCKLAAFYRLADLFGWSELIYNHLTVRVNSDEERFLIVPFGLLYSEVTASSLVKINLQGEIVDRGSTNLGVNQAGFTLHSAIYAARPDVKCIVHIHTPAGAAVSAMKCGLLPISPEALSLGEVSYHDYHGILVDNEERTLIQKNLGANSKVLILRNHGLVSVGETVEEAFYYIHNLVTACEIQVRTLASAGGPDNLVMLDPGKYKARPRVPEPAGDGSATHPKWQVGEQEFEALMRMLDNLGYRTGYPYRCPALRDKGKKYSDAEIASSAHGGYSYGEDSDSGARSPLKHSFQRGQRDKTRLLNAGGRPDEPYEDGPDGSSPKSKPKVWTNITHDHVKPLLQSLSSGVCVPSCITNCLWTKEDGLRQAAVANQFIPLNTNPKEVLEMRNKIREQNLQDIKTAGPQSQVLCAAGPVVERSLNQGELVTASKAIIEKEYQTKVIVTKQGPNPFTKLTDQELEEYRKEVEQKQKGPEVQGRDDSKQASASTAPCPEPEKQPSRQASDSKPPQSTSDPPSLEKPPPTAAPEPASPPVDLSGEEDPLQSIKRSAEAVVDEVLTSAKEILSAPDSPQKEFHCAVLRALSKEPVVGADQAPDPEQLAEPDEEPKGQKPTTTPPSTPVRAEEDESFTRVLTRTDL from the exons ATGAACGGCGAGTCAGGTGCCGGAGTGGTGACGGCCCCCCCTCCCACCACAGCCCCCCACAAGGAGCGGTACTTTGACCGGGTGGATGAGAGCAGCCCAGAGTATCAGAGGGAGAGAAACATGGCCCCAGACCTGCGGCAGGACTTCAACATGatggagcagaggaagagggtCTCCATGATACTACAGAGCCCT GCGTTCTGCGATGAGCTTGAGACAATGATCCAGGATCAGCTGAAGAAGGGGAAGACGCCTACCAGCCTGCTGGCCCTGCAGCAGATCGCAGACTTCATGACCACCAGCATGCCTTCCATGTACCCGGCTGCTCCACAAGGTGGCATGGCAGCGCTCAACATGA GTTTGGGTATGGTGACTCCTGTGAATGATCTGCGTGGTTCAGACTCAATTTCCTACGACAAGGGCGAGAAGCTGCTCCGCTGCAAGCTGGCTGCCTTTTATCGGCTTGCTGACCTGTTTGGCTGGTCTGAGCTCATCTACAACCACCTCACA gtCAGGGTGAACTCAGACGAGGAGCGCTTCTTAATTGTCCCCTTTGGGCTCCTGTACAGTGAAGTCACTGCTTCCAGCCTG GTGAAGATCAACCTTCAGGGTGAGATTGTGGACCGGGGCAGCACTAATCTTGGAGTCAACCAGGCCGGCTTCACTCTGCACTCAGCCATCTACGCCGCACGGCCTGACGTGAAATGTATTGTACATATACACACACCTGCAGGGGCTGCG GTGTCGGCCATGAAATGCGGCCTGTTGCCGATCTCCCCTGAGGCTCTGTCGCTTGGGGAGGTCTCCTATCACGACTATCACGGTATTCTGGTGGATAATGAAGAAAGAACGCTCATACAGAAGAACCTCGGGGCAAACAGCAAG GTGCTCATCCTCAGAAACCACGGTTTGGTGTCTGTTGGAGAAACAGTGGAAGAAGCTTTTTATTACATCCACAATCTTGTTACTGCCTGTGAAATCCAG GTGCGAACACTGGCCAGCGCTGGAGGGCCCGACAATCTGGTGATGCTGGACCCGGGGAAATACAAGGCGCGCCCGCGGGTGCCAGAGCCGGCTGGGGACGGCTCAGCCACACATCCAAAGTGGCAAGTCGGGGAGCAGGAGTTTGAGGCTCTCATGAGAATGCTTGACAACCTG GGCTACAGAACGGGCTACCCTTACCGCTGCCCGGCATTGCGAGACAAAGGTAAAAAGTACAGTGACGCAGAGATCGCTTCCTCCGCCCACGGTGGTTACTCATACGGCGAGGACAGCGACTCAGGTGCTCGCTCCCCGCTGAAACACAGCTTCCAGCGCGGCCAGCGCGACAAGACCCGCCTGCTCAATGCCGGCGGCCGGCCCGACGAGCCCTACGAGGACGGGCCCGACGGCAGCAGCCCCAAGTCGAAGCCTAAGGTGTGGACGAACATAACACACGATCACGTCAAACCCTTGCTGCAGTCTCTCTCGTCTGGTGTCTGCGTGCCAAGCTGTATAACCAACTGCTTG tggacaaaggaagaCGGACTCCGCCAGGCTGCCGTAGCCAATCAGTTCATCCCACTGAACACCAATCCTAAAGAAGTGCTGGAGATGAGGAATAAG aTCCGGGAGCAGAATCTGCAGGACATAAAGACAGCAGGGCCCCAGTCTCAGGTTCTGTGTGCCGCTGGTCCTGTTGTGGAGCGCTCCTTGAATCAG GGGGAGCTAGTGACCGCCTCCAAGGCCATCATTGAGAAGGAGTACCAGACGAAGGTCATCGTCACCAAGCAGGGTCCGAACCCGTTCACCAAACTCACCGACCAGGAGCTGGAAGAATACCGCAAGGAGGTGGAGCAGAAACAGAAAGGGCCTGAAG TGCAGGGAAGAGATGATAGTAAGCAGGCATCAGCCTCCACTGCTCCCTGTCCTGAGCCTGAAAAGCAACCAAGCAGGCAAGCCTCCGACTCCAAACCTCCACAGTCTACATCTGACCCACCCAGCTTAGAGAAGCCCCCACCGACAGCAGCTCCTGAGCCGGCCTCCCCCCCTGTTGACCTCTCCGGTGAAGAGGACCCATTACAGAGCATCAAGCGTTCTGCAGAGGCGGTCGTTGATGAAGTTTTAACGTCCGCTAAAGAGATCCTTTCAGCTCCAGATTCCCCACAGAAGGAGTTCCACTGTGCAGTGCTGCGAGCCCTCAGCAAGGAACCGGTGGTAGGCGCAGATCAGGCTCCAG acCCTGAGCAGCTAGCAGAGCCTGACGAGGAGCCCAAAGGCCAGAAGCCCACCACCACGCCGCCCAGCACCCCGGTCAGAGCAGAAGAAG ACGAGTCTTTTACCAG AGTCCTTACCCGAACAGACCTTTAA